Genomic segment of Trichoderma breve strain T069 chromosome 7 map unlocalized scaffold00007, whole genome shotgun sequence:
gTAGATCGACGGGCGGTCGCGGTAGTGGACGTCGCACCGGCCTTTTTCTCTGCTGAACCCACGGTGCTCTCTCTTCGCGATGCAGATTTGACGGCATCGTCGCCCGCACCGACGCTGGCACCGCTTCGATGTCCCAGCCCGGACGTGGAAGCAGTAGATCGGTGTACCGAGGGAGATGAACGAGTGTGCGTCTTGTTCAAGGCGGGAGATCGAGCACCGGGGCCGACAGAAGTCCTGGCTACTGTCGAGGTAGCCGTTGCGCTGGCATAGCGGGGTGTGGCTCTCTGTGTAGGGCTAGTTTTGTCGGCAACATGCGACTCAGTCGCCTCAGCCTTGGGGGGAGCGGAAACCTCGCTCTCAGGCATTGTGGTATGAATTATATAGCGCTGGACAAACGCGTTAACAGGGCTGGGTCGATCGATAGACAGCGCGGGCACACAGACCTACCTTGGGAACAAGCGCCTTTAAAGTTGATGCTGTCGTTgaatgtctgtctgtctatCCGTATATGGTCATAACATGCGTATATCGTGGTCGCGTAGATGGAATGAAAACGAGCCCGCCCCGACCTCTGGCGATGAGTTTTCAATATTCAGGGTCTCCCAGGACGCGAGAAGAACATGGAAAAGATTTGATCCAGCAAAGGAGTATTCTATCGATAGATATACAGGCGAGCTTGGGGGAGCAGTAAAAGGGGCACCTGAGCTAGCCCCACCGTCTCCCCGCTGCCCCCCTCCAGGGTAAAGCTGCACAGCGCTGGATATTCACACCGATAGATCAAATGTGAAAAAGGATGCAACGGAGCTAATGAGCCCATGTGCATGTGAGTGTGCTGCATCCTGACTAAGCTGCGGCCAAGGTATGCGCATGGTGCTAATGTACGAGCATGCAGCTGTCTCTGGATTGATGGATGAACAGTGACAAGGTAGGGCTTTTTATCTGTCGTTTTTGCATGGGGGAGGCTATCGAAATAAGGTAAAGTGGTGGCTTGAGGGGGTGGGCATCGACCATTTGTTGGAGGTTGTATCTTATCTATCAAGGTACGTGTCGTGGTTGGCCAAATGTCTTGTAAGCTGAGAGATGTTTTAAATGGCCTGCTGTAAtgattcttttctttacTAAGCTGCGATATCTTTACTACTAGAATATGTCTGTGTAGGTATGTAGAGAATACAACCATCGGCTATCGTCAACGTGGTTGAAAGCATCAACTGCATTTTAAGCTTTTTAGTACCAACTTAGTACCGCGTGTAGCCACAGCCCGCCTTTCGGCCCATGGATCACATCAGTGACAGTGACACTCAAAGCCGGCGCCTTACTAACAGCTCTAACAAGTTGAATATCTCTCATAATGACTAATGGCCCCACCATCCGACGGCTCCCCAAGCGGATAGCAAACTTACTTAGTgctacatacgagtacaggctCGATTCGATTCCATCACTCTTCGGACCTTGCAATGCTCTGAGTGGGCAGCCAGCAccagttccagttccagcaACAGTGAACCAGTATTGACTGACCTCTTTGCTGATTGATCCTGTGGCTCCTCTGCTCTGGTCGCTCACGCAGTGACTCGACACTCTTCGTCTCAGATGAGGAGCAAGTCGGTGCATCGCCAACAAGCGGCGCGCGTCTGCTCTGCTGGGCTCCgattccatctccaactccatcTCGACACCTAAACCTACCTAAACCGCCCGTTGCTGCACTCAGTTATTACTCGTTCCTTGTCCTCCGTTTTGTTCTTGTCTACTCTACTCTTGTCCTGTGTCTCTCTTATCACACCTGACCTTATCATCCTCCCCCGTTTTATCTATTCTCGTGCTTCCTGCCTACTAAGCTCGTGCTTGCCCTCCTGATGGCGTAGTTTGGGCATGGCAGAACAAACAACGGCAACCGACCACGAAGTGCGACTTCCCGCGGCCTCACCCACGCCCACGCCCTCGCCCAATCCCACCGCTGCTTCAACCGCTGCTTCAACCGCTGTATCTGCTGCCGCGAGGCCTGTAACGGCCACTGTCCAAAGGTATGAAGCTTGGCTACAGTTGATGTTACAGCTGAAGACCGCACTGCTGGCCCTCCCTTTGACTGGCGCATTGATCGCCCTTCCTGGAAGCACtgatttgattttgatttgCTTTGATTTGATCTGCTTTGATTTGACATCTATCATTATCGCCCAACTGCGAAGCTCTGGCCCTCTCAAACTCTAACTCTTGCCTCTGCACACTTAAGTACTGCCATCGGTAGTGCCGTGGTGGATGAGGTACTTGCTCTGCATGCCGGAGCCTCCATTTCCCGTCACCTCGCCTGGCCTCGCCTTACCTCGCATCACCTCACCCCAGCATAGACCAGCCAGTGCCGCATCTATTCACTCTGACCCGGgccaagacaaaaagaaagctgctggaggcaCCGTTATCCCTTCACACCCTCGACAAGCACCGCTTCCATCTCTACCCTGGCGCAAGGTCATCTCTTAGCTGCGATATCGCCGTTGAggcagcatcctcaacctcaacatcaacctcttctcttAACTCTTCCTCCCCGCATCTCCCCACCCCCAAATCCCATTCTTTGTCTGCACCTTGGGCACGAGCAAGCAGTCTTGTCGGCAAGTTTCTCATGTCTCCCAGAATAACCAGATCTTCCGCCCGCCAAGCAGCGAGCCAGGCGGCTCGAGCTCCTGCTGCCTCATCAGAGTCCTCGGCTCCAACTGCTcccccaccaccaccgtcgtcgtcgtcgtcgtcgtcccgGAAGCGAAAAGTTTCGAGCGCGGAGAAGAACCTTGCGACCGGACCCCAACCTAGCTCTTCGGTTCGACGGTCCAAGAGACAAAAGATTCCTGAAGCTGCTGtcccgccaccaccaccagaaACCGTACCTAATTCATCCCACTCATCCTTGCCGCGGAAGGGGAGGGCTGCAGCGGATATGGATGGCGCCGAGTTAGTCAGAAGATCGTTTCCCTTGGACATACCGCTAATCTCTGAGAGCAGGGTGCCTGCTgtagccgccgccatggataCGTCTCCCAGTTCTAATACTGGTAGCCGAAGATCAGCTCGAAGCAAGCGAACTTCTAACCAGTCCCAAGGTCTGCCTCTACATCTCACAGCATCTGGCTTCCTTGCTAACTCGTTCCCTGAAGCCACCGTAACTTCGATGCCTGCAAGTCGAGATTCACAACTATTCACAGGAAATGCTTCCGATCAGGATGCCATTATGACCGGCATGGGCGATGACAAGGAtcacttttcttcttcgtcacctCATAGGGAAGATGCACAATCCTCAAAGATTGGCAAAGGCGATGGTCATGGAGAGGACGATGACTTGAGTAGAGACGGCGGCACAACCTCCATCGAACATGCTTCAttcaacgacgacgatgaagacgaagaggacgaagaggaggacgaggacgaacATGAAAATGACCACGACAACGAaaacgaggacgaggacgacgatgatgatgacgatgaagatgacgacgaaaacGAAGACGATCCCTTTGGCGCTTACGGCGGCCCAGGAGACCATGACTCCGGCCTTTCCAGCACCTTGCGGGCTTTGACCGGCATGATGACCGGCTTGTCTAGTCGACTTCGGGAACTTCTTGCAAGTCTACGTAGTGAAGATTCGTCTGTCCAGGTGATCGCTCTGCAAGAGCTGTCCGAGATTTTCCTAGTGTCTAATGAAGATAATCTCTCGGGTCACTTTTCTCCCGACGCCTTCGTCAAAGAGCTCGTTCAGCTCATgtccaaggaagagagccCAGAGATCATGCTCTTGGCCTGTCGCTGCCTTGCGAACCTCATGGAAGCTCTACCCGCAAGCATTGCTAATGTTGTGTATGGAAATGCCGTCCCAGTTCTCTGCCAAAAGCTGCTTGAAATCTCATTCATAGACCTCGCCGAGCAAGCTCTGAGTACGCTTGAGAAGATCTCAACCGAATATCCTTCCAGTATCGTTCGAGAAGGGGGGCTTACAGCGTGTCTATCCTACCTTGACTTCTTTGCAACCAGCACGCAGCGAACGGCTGTGACCACTGCGGCCAATTGCTGTCGGAACATTCCCGATGACTCGTTCCCTGTGGTTAAAGATGTTATGCCAACCCTCCTGAATGTCCTCAACAGTAACGACCAAAGAGTTGTGGAGCAAGCTTCCTTGTGTGTTTCTGGCATCGCTGAAAGCTTCAAGTATCACCCATCGAAGCTCGAAGAGTTGATTAGCGTTGACCTTTTGCGCGCAATACTACGCCTTCTCGTCCCGGGGACCACCAATCTTATTGGACCTAATATCCATACACAGTTCCTCCGCGTGCTAGCTTTCACCGCCAGGGCCAGTCCCAGACTCTCTTCTGAGCTGTTCAAATTAAATGTGGTGGAGACGCTCTATCAGATCTTGACGGGCGTCTCTCCTCCAACAGGGACCGAAGATGTAGCATCCAAGCTGGACAGCGTGATTGTCATGCAGGCGCTTATTCATCGACCTCGTGAGCAGATTGTGGAAGCTCTCAATGTCATATGCGAGCTGCTTCCGGGTTTGCCTCGCAATGCAGGAGTTGCCGTGGGAGACTTCATGGAGTTGCACGATGCGATTGAGCCCATTACGCCGTCATCCTTGAGCGGCAGAAGCAACTCGAATCACAACGACCGCCGCCTTGAGCTTTTGGAGGACTGCAAGGATCAAGTTCGCCGTTTCGTGCTCATCATATTCCCAACATTAACGGATGCCTTCTCCAGCACAATCAACCTGAGCGTTCGCCAGAAAGTCCTGACTGCCCAGATAAAGATGCTCTCCAACTTGGACGAGGGCCTACTTGCGGAGGCATTGGCACCAGTACCTTATGCATCCTTTTTGGCTTCAATTTTGTCACAAGAAGATCATCCTTCCCTGGTTATTTTAGGTCTTCAAGCGACTGAGTTACTCCTTACTCGCCTTGACAGCGTTTATCGATACCAGCTTTATCGCGAGGGCGTGATATTTGAGATACAAAAATTAGCCTTGGATGATGGCCAGCCCAGCATAAAAGAGGATCCTTCCAAATTGAAGAATGGGCCTCGAAGGTTGAGCTTGCCTGATGCTGGCGATAGCAGCGCGCCGTCATCAGATCATGAATCCgacgacaatgacaatgaagacgaagaggctgAGGACGAAGGCGCTGCTCATGAGCACCACTCTTctggtggcgatgatgaggatgtcgatAACGAGCTCAACGCTAGTGACGCATCGCCAGCCAGTTCTCGTGGCTCGTCAATGTCCTTGGATGCCGCATCTCTTCCTTACGTCTCCAATGTTCAACTAATGAAGTCCCGtatcgtcgtcatcgccaaaAAATTCTTAGAGGCCCACGAGAAAGACGGTCGCAGCCAAGACATGCGAACGCAGGCCACACAGATACTCGAAACTTTATCTCATCTAGCagacgagctcgaggccTTCTATTTGACTCGCACATCCAAGACGTTGTCTCCGGAAACTGGACGAATGCTCTTTACAAAGCTTTCGTCTTACTTTGACTCCGATATCCTGGAAAGTATTACTAGCGCAGAGCTCCTGGCCTCTGGCATGGTAAGAGTGCTCCTCGCAGTTTTCAGCAATCCCGACGAAGCGCTGGCGCACTCTGCTCAGGCAAGCTTCTTGGAAGTATTCATGAGTCCCCCAACGAAATCTAGACCTAGAACTGGCGTCACTGAATCACAAGCCACGCCATTTAGTGTGCTGATTCATAAGCTACAAGATCTGCTCAGTAGGTCAGAGCATTTTGAAGTTATCACAGTTCATCAAAACAGCTTTGAGGGCAATCGCAGCAGTCCGGCCTCGATGCTGGGCAAGCAACTTAAACTGAGGCTCGTCGCGGACGATGAATTGTCGATTCCGCGCCCCTATCGAAACATCATGGTGTCCATTCACGCAATTGCTACGTTCAAGTCTCTGGACGATTATCTTCGCCCAAGAATTAGCTTAGCAGAGCGGCCAAGGATCTCCCGAAGGGATGGACTTTCTAGGGCTCTTGCGGCTATAGCCAGCTCTGGCTTATCCCAGAATCTTACAGCAGGCGCCGGTCTAACTGAGCAGCCTCCCGCTCTGCCTGGGACTACGCAACAGCCACCCCTGCCACCGACATCTTCTGCGTCTTCTGGCTCTAGATTCTCTGGAAACATCAACAGTAAATCAGCCGAGATGTCTGGCGCGCCACCACTTGCCGGACCCTCTAACGACAAAGGATCCTTACGGCGGTCTTCCAGACTCTTCAGATCACCAGCAGATGTACCAACTCCCCCGACTCGTCCTCCCGATGAAGACAAGGCGCCGCAGCCTACCTTGGAGTGTGCAGATGAGAAGCAGCTCactgatgacgaggacgatgacgcTGGTGATAGTACTGCtcttgatgccattgtcggcgAGCTCGATGAAGACATTGGGGAGAAAGGAGAGGCTGATACTTCTGCCGTCAATCTGGAAGTCGCTGCTGAGAACACTATTTTGACTCAAAAAGAAGATAACTCTAGAGTTGCGACACCACCGGGAGCAAATCTTCATGGCTACGATCGAGTACTGTATAGGAACAGTGCTCATGCAGCACCCCACTCTTCATCACGGCATACTTCTTACGCCTCTATACTTCAGACTATCCCCCAAGATTGGCATATTGAGTTTACTCTGGATGGCAAGATTATTCCGAACGAGACAACCATTTACCGCGCCGTTCACATGTCGACATCTTCTGCGAATGACCACGGTAATAAAAACATCTGGTCTTCGACGCATCCCATCAAGTTTCGAAGAGTTTCTGGGCAGCCCCCTGCAGAGTCCAGGACGACTAGCTTCAACGCCGAAGTTGATGGAGAAATAGATAAAGGGATGGCGGCTTCACTGGCGAAGCATCCAATCACTGCTTCCATTTTGCAACTTCTCAACATCCTTCATGACCTCAATGCCAACATCGAAGATGTCTTGGTCGAGAATCGGAATAGCCTCATTGGCCTGCGCGTTGAGCCGTTGTCTCAGTTTGTGAACACAAAACTTACGGCTAAGCTCAATCGTCAGCTTGAGGAGCCACTGATTGTCGCAAGCAGCTGTTTGCCAAGCTGGTCTGAAGACCTAGCACGCCTTTACCCCTTTTTATTCCCCTTTGAGACGCGACACCTCTTTCTCCAGTCGACATCCTTTGGGTATGCTAGGTCAATGGCTCGTTGGCAGAATGCGCACTCCACGGATGATAACCGGCGAGACCGCTCCAACGAGCGGCCATTCTTGGGCCGCCTCCAGCGCCAAAAGGTGCGAATTTCCCGACTTAAGATTCTCGAATCCGCTTTGAAAGTTATGGAACTGTACGGCGCTTCTCAAAGCATACTAGAGGTGGAGTATTTCGAGGAAGTTGGCACTGGCTTGGGCCCAACTCTTGAATTCTACTCTACAGTGTCGAAGGAattctccaagaagaagctcaagctttGGCGTGAAGTCGACTCTGCTGGGTCAGACGAGTTTGTGACCGGCCAGACAGGACTATTCCCTCGCCCACTCAGTGCTGAGGAGGCGACCACACCGAATGGAGAGCGCATTCTTCACATGTTTAAAGCTCTCGGAAAATTTGTGGCTCGGTCAATGATTGACTCTCGTATCATTGATATCCATTTGAACCCAATCTTTTTCAGAATCGGAGATGCCTCTTTGACTGGTGTTAAGCCATCTCTAGGAGCAGTCAAGATTGTCGATCCCGGTCTTGC
This window contains:
- a CDS encoding HECT-domain (ubiquitin-transferase) domain-containing protein, with the translated sequence MSPRITRSSARQAASQAARAPAASSESSAPTAPPPPPSSSSSSSRKRKVSSAEKNLATGPQPSSSVRRSKRQKIPEAAVPPPPPETVPNSSHSSLPRKGRAAADMDGADSNTGSRRSARSKRTSNQSQATVTSMPASRDSQLFTGNASDQDAIMTGMGDDKDHFSSSSPHREDAQSSKIGKGDGHGEDDDLSRDGGTTSIEHASFNDDDEDEEDEEEDEDEHENDHDNENEDEDDDDDDDEDDDENEDDPFGAYGGPGDHDSGLSSTLRALTGMMTGLSSRLRELLASLRSEDSSVQVIALQELSEIFLVSNEDNLSGHFSPDAFVKELVQLMSKEESPEIMLLACRCLANLMEALPASIANVVYGNAVPVLCQKLLEISFIDLAEQALSTLEKISTEYPSSIVREGGLTACLSYLDFFATSTQRTAVTTAANCCRNIPDDSFPVVKDVMPTLLNVLNSNDQRVVEQASLCVSGIAESFKYHPSKLEELISVDLLRAILRLLVPGTTNLIGPNIHTQFLRVLAFTARASPRLSSELFKLNVVETLYQILTGVSPPTGTEDVASKLDSVIVMQALIHRPREQIVEALNVICELLPGLPRNAGVAVGDFMELHDAIEPITPSSLSGRSNSNHNDRRLELLEDCKDQVRRFVLIIFPTLTDAFSSTINLSVRQKVLTAQIKMLSNLDEGLLAEALAPVPYASFLASILSQEDHPSLVILGLQATELLLTRLDSVYRYQLYREGVIFEIQKLALDDGQPSIKEDPSKLKNGPRRLSLPDAGDSSAPSSDHESDDNDNEDEEAEDEGAAHEHHSSGGDDEDVDNELNASDASPASSRGSSMSLDAASLPYVSNVQLMKSRIVVIAKKFLEAHEKDGRSQDMRTQATQILETLSHLADELEAFYLTRTSKTLSPETGRMLFTKLSSYFDSDILESITSAELLASGMASFLEVFMSPPTKSRPRTGVTESQATPFSVLIHKLQDLLSRSEHFEVITVHQNSFEGNRSSPASMLGKQLKLRLVADDELSIPRPYRNIMVSIHAIATFKSLDDYLRPRISLAERPRISRRDGLSRALAAIASSGLSQNLTAGAGLTEQPPALPGTTQQPPLPPTSSASSGSRFSGNINRSLRRSSRLFRSPADVPTPPTRPPDEDKAPQPTLECADEKQLTDDEDDDAGDSTALDAIVGELDEDIGEKGEADTSAVNLEVAAENTILTQKEDNSRVATPPGANLHGYDRVLYRNSAHAAPHSSSRHTSYASILQTIPQDWHIEFTLDGKIIPNETTIYRAVHMSTSSANDHGNKNIWSSTHPIKFRRVSGQPPAESRTTSFNAEVDGEIDKGMAASLAKHPITASILQLLNILHDLNANIEDVLFVNTKLTAKLNRQLEEPLIVASSCLPSWSEDLARLYPFLFPFETRHLFLQSTSFGYARSMARWQNAHSTDDNRRDRSNERPFLGRLQRQKVRISRLKILESALKVMELYGASQSILEVEYFEEVGTGLGPTLEFYSTVSKEFSKKKLKLWREVDSAGSDEFVTGQTGLFPRPLSAEEATTPNGERILHMFKALGKFVARSMIDSRIIDIHLNPIFFRIGDASLTGVKPSLGAVKIVDPGLARSLITIKKFVLAKKEIDEDPARTPAQKVADTEGIMIDNMRLEDLCLDFTLPGYPDIELQEHGSLKRVTIENVDLYLEKVIDMTLGSGVKRQIDAFRTGFSQVFPYTALRAFTPDELVSLFGRVEEDWSLETLMDSIKADHGYNMDSRSVKNLLQTMSELDLKQRRDFLQFTTGSPKLPIGGFKSLTPMFTVVCKPSEPPYTSDAYLPSVMTCVNYLKLPDYTTMDILKKQLYTAIREGQGAFHLS